A single window of Collinsella aerofaciens DNA harbors:
- a CDS encoding TIGR04076 family protein — MSNAGEGGAKPAGENKPLGAPRGKRPRIRVSCVDQLGACRCHHGHKPGDVFDFDRDRGKMCAMACHVGFPYIDILRYGGTVPGNEPGTAKFCCPEVDTLNIWLAEIVDE; from the coding sequence ATGAGTAATGCTGGCGAGGGCGGCGCCAAGCCTGCGGGCGAGAACAAGCCGCTCGGCGCGCCGCGGGGCAAGCGTCCGCGCATCCGCGTGAGCTGCGTGGACCAGCTGGGTGCGTGCCGCTGCCACCATGGTCACAAGCCGGGCGACGTTTTTGACTTCGACCGAGACCGCGGCAAGATGTGCGCCATGGCCTGCCATGTGGGCTTTCCCTATATCGATATCCTGCGCTATGGCGGAACCGTGCCTGGCAACGAGCCCGGCACGGCAAAGTTCTGCTGCCCCGAAGTCGATACACTGAACATTTGGCTCGCCGAGATCGTCGACGAGTAG
- a CDS encoding low molecular weight protein-tyrosine-phosphatase translates to MQHVLFICHGNICRSTMAESVFTELVRRAGRESEFVIDSAATSTEEIGNPPHRGTVAKLREVGIPVVAHRARQVRRAEYGDLDHIVYMDAENARDLRRIFGDDPDGKITRLLDWTERPGDVADPWYTGNFDATYRDVLAGCTAMLEQL, encoded by the coding sequence ATGCAGCACGTACTGTTTATTTGCCACGGGAATATCTGTCGCTCGACGATGGCTGAGTCGGTGTTTACCGAGCTCGTGCGCCGCGCTGGGCGCGAGTCGGAGTTTGTCATCGATTCCGCAGCGACCTCAACCGAGGAGATCGGCAACCCGCCGCATCGTGGCACGGTCGCCAAGCTGCGCGAGGTCGGGATTCCCGTCGTCGCACATCGCGCACGTCAGGTGCGTCGCGCGGAGTATGGCGACTTGGATCACATTGTCTATATGGATGCCGAGAACGCGCGTGACCTGCGTCGCATCTTTGGCGACGACCCCGACGGCAAAATTACGCGCCTGCTCGATTGGACCGAGCGCCCCGGCGACGTGGCCGATCCCTGGTACACCGGCAACTTCGACGCCACCTACCGCGACGTGCTCGCCGGTTGTACCGCTATGCTCGAGCAGCTGTAG
- a CDS encoding ATP-binding protein, with protein MRRSIESVIESWATKDASRPLLIRGARRVGKTYAAEEIGRRIAGDAFVKLDFQTDLELIAPLFDCPTDDVDTIVARISDYKRTPIRKETAFILFDEVQLCERALNSLRFFSGSGWRICATGSQLGVATRKRKLPFPSGVRQETMHPMSFEEFLWALGEEQMADAVRAHADTLETYAAHQAALNLFHRYQIVGGMPAAVNAYRKTLSIEDARVEQREIDETYTADMTDPENGISGVAARKVWRSIPSQLLRSSTKKFKYSEVERGGRRSKLIEPLDWLEGAGIISVNNLTEGIEPPLVPFDDEDGSFFKVYLLDTGLMFYKLGINPRLWLDLKEDSAIALSSDFRGALAENSVMQAFSGNGLQTYYWMPPSSWKTNGELDFLLQTDRMEIVPVEVKSARNVRARTLGSFMEKARSPYAYILSENNFARSETDDGRELRHLPLYAAGFIGANCLKGSL; from the coding sequence ATGCGCAGATCAATCGAATCCGTTATCGAATCATGGGCGACAAAGGACGCCTCGCGCCCCCTCCTCATCCGTGGCGCACGACGCGTGGGCAAAACGTACGCTGCCGAGGAAATCGGCAGACGAATCGCCGGCGATGCGTTTGTCAAACTCGACTTTCAGACCGATCTTGAGCTGATTGCCCCGCTGTTCGACTGCCCCACCGACGACGTTGACACCATCGTGGCACGAATCTCAGACTATAAACGCACCCCCATTCGCAAAGAAACCGCATTCATCCTGTTTGACGAGGTTCAGCTCTGTGAACGGGCGCTCAACTCGCTTCGCTTTTTCTCGGGTTCGGGCTGGCGCATATGCGCGACCGGCAGTCAGCTCGGCGTCGCCACGCGCAAGCGCAAGCTGCCTTTTCCCAGTGGCGTCCGCCAAGAGACCATGCATCCCATGTCGTTCGAGGAGTTTCTCTGGGCGCTCGGCGAGGAGCAGATGGCCGATGCCGTTCGTGCCCACGCCGACACGCTCGAGACCTACGCCGCACACCAAGCCGCGCTCAACCTGTTTCATCGATACCAAATCGTGGGCGGCATGCCCGCCGCCGTCAACGCATATCGCAAGACGCTTTCCATCGAAGACGCGCGCGTCGAGCAGCGCGAAATCGACGAGACCTACACCGCCGATATGACCGACCCCGAAAACGGGATCAGCGGCGTAGCAGCGCGCAAGGTCTGGCGCTCCATTCCATCCCAGCTGCTACGATCCTCAACCAAGAAATTCAAGTACTCCGAGGTCGAACGCGGAGGCCGACGCTCAAAGCTCATCGAGCCACTCGACTGGCTCGAGGGCGCCGGCATCATATCGGTCAACAACCTGACCGAAGGCATCGAACCTCCCCTCGTCCCCTTCGACGACGAAGACGGGAGCTTCTTTAAGGTCTATCTTCTCGATACGGGCCTCATGTTCTACAAACTCGGTATCAACCCGCGACTCTGGCTCGACCTCAAAGAGGATTCCGCCATTGCGCTGTCTTCCGACTTTCGAGGTGCCTTGGCGGAGAACTCGGTCATGCAGGCATTTTCGGGCAATGGTTTGCAGACGTATTACTGGATGCCACCGTCGTCTTGGAAGACGAACGGCGAGCTCGATTTTCTACTTCAGACCGACCGTATGGAGATCGTTCCCGTCGAGGTAAAATCCGCACGCAACGTGCGCGCGAGAACGCTCGGGTCGTTTATGGAAAAAGCCCGGTCGCCGTATGCCTACATATTGTCCGAGAACAATTTTGCCCGCAGCGAAACCGATGACGGACGCGAGCTGCGCCATCTCCCCTTGTACGCAGCGGGCTTTATCGGAGCAAACTGCCTCAAGGGCAGTCTGTAA
- a CDS encoding MFS transporter, whose product MTTATSSTTASTAAALSPARTNLCLALLVLLGFSLGCSEFVVIGIESDLATELGISLATAGQLISVFALVYAIATPALALSTGRFRRYQLLVCYSIVFVLGNLVMALAPNFQVLFASRIILGSVSGALLAVGVTYIPELLSPQQTSLAISVVYGAFSVAMVFVTSIGKFVADTLDWHVAMYGTLTFAVLICAALVAFMPRAGQTDEPATFREQAGLLREPSIITGMLIFLFGVGSVYVFYGYVTPYLEQVLGMGTVQASTTLMAYGVFCLISNILGGWIDARFGMRALLVTFVLQAAALFGLFAVGGTMPLALVFVFSLAMLMYLFSVSCITHFMDVARSRHPKSMVLASSVEPMAFNVGISFGTAVGGAVVSGIGIAYVGAVGAAFSLVAWILTLVTIKLARWERKRAAQSSMQA is encoded by the coding sequence TTGACCACCGCAACCTCGTCCACAACAGCATCAACCGCTGCCGCGCTTTCCCCCGCGCGCACCAACCTCTGCCTAGCGCTGCTCGTGTTGTTAGGCTTTTCGCTCGGCTGCTCGGAGTTCGTGGTCATCGGCATCGAGAGCGACCTGGCGACGGAGCTCGGCATCTCACTTGCCACCGCAGGCCAACTCATCAGCGTGTTCGCGCTCGTCTACGCCATCGCAACGCCGGCGCTTGCGCTCAGCACGGGACGCTTCCGCCGTTACCAGTTACTCGTGTGCTACAGCATTGTCTTTGTACTCGGTAATCTTGTCATGGCGTTGGCGCCCAACTTCCAAGTGCTGTTTGCCTCGCGCATCATCTTGGGCTCCGTCTCGGGCGCACTGCTCGCCGTGGGCGTGACGTATATCCCCGAGCTGCTGTCCCCGCAGCAGACCTCACTCGCTATCTCGGTGGTGTACGGCGCATTCTCCGTGGCGATGGTCTTTGTGACCTCGATCGGCAAGTTTGTGGCCGACACGCTCGACTGGCACGTTGCCATGTACGGCACGCTGACCTTCGCCGTTCTGATCTGCGCCGCGCTCGTGGCGTTTATGCCGCGCGCCGGACAAACCGACGAGCCTGCCACCTTCCGCGAGCAGGCGGGGCTTCTGCGCGAGCCGAGCATCATCACCGGCATGCTCATCTTCTTGTTTGGCGTGGGCTCGGTCTATGTGTTCTACGGCTACGTGACGCCCTATCTGGAGCAGGTGCTGGGCATGGGCACCGTTCAGGCGAGCACCACCCTTATGGCCTACGGCGTGTTCTGCCTGATCTCGAACATCCTGGGCGGATGGATCGATGCGCGCTTTGGCATGAGGGCGCTGCTCGTGACGTTTGTGCTCCAGGCCGCGGCTCTGTTTGGGCTGTTTGCCGTTGGCGGCACCATGCCCCTCGCGCTTGTCTTTGTCTTTAGCCTGGCGATGCTCATGTACCTGTTTTCGGTCTCGTGCATCACGCACTTTATGGACGTGGCCCGCAGCCGCCATCCCAAATCGATGGTGCTCGCGAGTTCGGTGGAGCCCATGGCATTTAACGTTGGCATTTCGTTTGGCACCGCGGTGGGCGGCGCCGTGGTAAGCGGGATTGGCATTGCCTACGTGGGCGCGGTTGGCGCCGCATTCTCGCTCGTAGCCTGGATACTCACGCTAGTGACGATCAAGCTGGCACGCTGGGAGCGCAAGCGGGCAGCACAATCTTCGATGCAGGCATAG
- a CDS encoding NUDIX domain-containing protein gives MHTTKVAVGEGKFTLEAQLTVTPRGMAVYACSPEFAHLGATAQAIPRPEPGRTATVSILAVPCHRDEIPAHDIAAALATRFGVPVTASMGFHVEQASKDDLQRVLNTTKELIVALEETAARILRAGWDEGGAGAEVVAVDAATGKALAPVDRIKAHTGEGILHQAFLTLLVEGQGENMRLLLCRRSPLKRLWGGVLADSCAGHPLPGEGVAAATARRINEELGIMREPDELKHLGHVVYREDHGDGRCECEWCEVYLARVKPGELHINQEEISEVRRVALSELDGYLQGHPEQLAPWLREALSDPSIRTALAM, from the coding sequence ATGCACACGACAAAGGTTGCAGTGGGCGAGGGCAAGTTTACGCTCGAGGCCCAGCTGACGGTGACGCCGCGAGGCATGGCGGTGTACGCCTGCTCGCCGGAGTTCGCACACCTGGGCGCCACGGCGCAGGCCATTCCGCGTCCCGAGCCCGGACGCACGGCGACTGTGAGCATCCTTGCCGTTCCGTGCCATCGCGACGAGATCCCGGCGCACGACATTGCGGCGGCGCTCGCTACGCGCTTTGGTGTGCCGGTAACCGCAAGCATGGGTTTTCATGTTGAACAGGCGAGCAAGGACGACTTGCAGCGCGTGCTCAATACCACGAAGGAGCTCATCGTCGCGCTCGAAGAAACCGCGGCCCGCATCTTGCGCGCCGGCTGGGATGAGGGCGGTGCGGGTGCCGAGGTCGTGGCGGTCGATGCCGCGACGGGCAAAGCGCTCGCTCCCGTCGATCGCATCAAAGCTCATACCGGCGAGGGTATCCTGCACCAAGCATTCCTGACGCTTCTGGTCGAGGGCCAGGGCGAAAACATGCGCCTGCTGCTCTGTCGCCGCAGCCCGCTCAAGCGCCTGTGGGGCGGGGTGCTGGCCGATAGCTGCGCCGGCCATCCGCTCCCGGGGGAGGGCGTCGCCGCCGCGACGGCGCGTCGCATCAACGAAGAGCTCGGCATCATGCGCGAGCCGGACGAGCTCAAGCATCTGGGGCACGTGGTGTACCGCGAGGATCACGGCGACGGCCGCTGTGAGTGCGAATGGTGCGAGGTCTACCTGGCCCGTGTTAAGCCGGGCGAGCTGCACATCAACCAAGAGGAAATATCGGAAGTACGCCGCGTGGCCCTCTCCGAGCTCGACGGCTATCTGCAAGGTCATCCCGAGCAGTTGGCCCCCTGGCTCCGCGAGGCCCTCAGCGATCCGTCTATCCGCACGGCCCTCGCCATGTAA
- a CDS encoding aldose 1-epimerase family protein codes for MSTVTTIKRGGLIAAIDSMGAQLTSLALNGNEYLWQGDPAFWGKHAPILFPIVGSLRNNMATSAAGTCEMPRHGLARIVEHKLVEVSEDGSSVTYEITDTPESLKAFPFHFKLNMTYALTGDATLTQTFAVTNTGDVALPFSVGGHPAFNVPAPGAEDEAFEDYELAFTEAWTNEAPIITPDGLMTFEGSYKAPDNSDVLPITHRSFDNDAIMFTDTPGSTLTLRGRKSGHGVKIDFEGFKYIGVWSAANDAPFVALEPWTGHTTMDTEDDVFEHKVNTITLAPGETDKRSFSVTLL; via the coding sequence ATGTCCACCGTCACTACCATCAAGCGCGGCGGCCTCATCGCGGCCATCGATTCCATGGGCGCCCAGCTCACGAGCCTTGCCCTCAACGGCAACGAGTATCTGTGGCAGGGCGACCCGGCCTTTTGGGGCAAGCATGCGCCTATCCTGTTCCCCATCGTGGGATCGCTGCGCAACAACATGGCGACATCTGCGGCCGGCACCTGCGAGATGCCGCGCCACGGACTCGCTCGCATCGTCGAGCACAAGTTGGTCGAGGTTTCGGAGGACGGCTCCTCGGTAACGTACGAGATCACTGACACGCCCGAGTCGCTCAAGGCGTTCCCGTTCCACTTTAAGCTCAACATGACCTATGCCCTGACCGGCGACGCCACGCTCACGCAGACCTTTGCCGTCACCAACACCGGCGACGTGGCCCTGCCGTTCTCGGTGGGCGGTCATCCTGCATTCAACGTGCCCGCCCCCGGTGCCGAAGACGAGGCGTTCGAGGATTACGAGCTGGCGTTTACCGAGGCTTGGACTAACGAGGCTCCCATCATCACGCCCGACGGTCTTATGACGTTCGAGGGTAGCTACAAGGCTCCCGATAACTCGGACGTGCTGCCCATTACGCACCGCAGCTTCGATAACGATGCCATCATGTTCACCGATACCCCGGGCTCCACGCTCACGCTGCGCGGTCGCAAGTCGGGCCACGGCGTCAAGATCGACTTTGAGGGCTTTAAGTACATCGGCGTGTGGTCTGCCGCCAACGACGCCCCGTTTGTGGCGCTCGAGCCCTGGACCGGTCACACCACCATGGACACCGAGGACGACGTTTTTGAGCACAAGGTCAACACGATCACGCTGGCGCCGGGCGAGACGGACAAGCGCAGTTTTAGCGTTACCTTGCTCTAG
- a CDS encoding transporter substrate-binding domain-containing protein, with amino-acid sequence MHSPHQRDAHPQPVCSRRIFLGSAFAASASVVAGALAGCQRPSTLEVAQPTTGGGRDDLSDSVIGKDKIRIGMEAAYAPYNWQVSEASKYTIPIDNVQGAYADGYDVQIAKIVCKALGGEPVAVKQGFSGLIDSLNNGQIDLIIAGMSATPEREESVGFSDPYFIGYFGLFVKEGSPYQNATKLSDFSGATVLGQKDTMLDTVIDEIPGVVHKNPVDSVPTVFSNLLQGTCDAVTYNTENEKGYMAQNPGIVPIRFAEGEGFKQEVTANVGCRKGSDKLLKLIDKTLKGISQEERDQMWDACLDRQPA; translated from the coding sequence ATGCATTCTCCCCATCAACGCGACGCGCATCCACAGCCGGTGTGCAGCCGTCGTATCTTCTTAGGCAGTGCGTTTGCTGCGAGCGCTTCCGTCGTCGCCGGCGCACTTGCCGGTTGCCAGCGCCCCTCCACGCTGGAAGTGGCCCAGCCCACGACGGGCGGCGGTCGCGACGACCTGTCCGATTCCGTGATCGGCAAGGACAAGATCCGCATCGGCATGGAGGCGGCCTACGCCCCGTACAACTGGCAGGTCTCCGAAGCCAGCAAGTACACTATCCCCATCGACAACGTGCAGGGCGCCTATGCCGATGGTTACGACGTGCAGATCGCCAAGATCGTCTGCAAGGCCCTCGGTGGCGAGCCCGTCGCCGTCAAGCAGGGCTTCTCGGGTCTTATCGATTCGCTCAACAACGGCCAGATCGACCTCATCATTGCCGGCATGAGCGCCACGCCCGAGCGCGAGGAGTCCGTCGGCTTTTCCGACCCGTACTTCATTGGCTACTTTGGCCTGTTCGTAAAAGAGGGCTCGCCCTACCAAAATGCGACCAAGCTCAGCGACTTTAGCGGCGCAACGGTCCTCGGCCAAAAGGACACCATGCTCGATACCGTCATCGACGAGATCCCGGGCGTTGTCCACAAGAACCCGGTCGATTCGGTCCCCACGGTGTTTTCGAACCTGCTGCAGGGCACCTGCGACGCCGTGACCTACAATACCGAGAACGAGAAGGGCTATATGGCCCAAAACCCGGGTATCGTGCCGATTCGATTTGCCGAGGGCGAGGGCTTTAAGCAGGAGGTCACGGCAAACGTCGGCTGCCGCAAGGGCTCGGACAAACTGCTTAAGCTCATCGACAAGACACTCAAGGGCATTAGCCAAGAGGAGCGCGACCAAATGTGGGACGCGTGCCTCGACCGTCAGCCGGCATAG
- a CDS encoding amino acid ABC transporter permease: protein MKTINRLASFIKADHRYVYLGTSVIAALGLAFSQRNPTPMSFLAPTGVFQDCLWAILWAWLVVSAAALVTKLMHWNDYREKSPFASERCRRGARLGSYVVVAIAAIFFVDRCVMSFIDLVQVSIVSDSNPSDFLSSLVYMTYKSGDFFIRGIEITIALATFGTVIAFFLALLFVFLRIQTFDRVDNDLTRFFKSIGRGFATVYSTIVRGTPMMVQGLLIYYAGFTVLRSMGFETAQANQIWSTFTAGLVTISLNSTAYMMEVLRGGIESIDAGQAEAARSLGLSQWQAMRKVVFPQGIKNAIPALTNELIINIKDSSVLSVIGVFDLMYATTTVAGVYYRQMEVYCVALVVYLILTLVASRLLEAFGKKLGAEAPATLPSSN, encoded by the coding sequence ATGAAAACCATCAATCGCCTGGCCTCCTTTATCAAGGCAGACCACCGTTATGTATACCTGGGCACGAGCGTCATCGCGGCGCTCGGCCTGGCGTTTAGCCAGCGCAACCCCACGCCGATGAGTTTCTTGGCGCCTACGGGCGTGTTCCAAGACTGCCTCTGGGCAATCCTTTGGGCCTGGCTCGTCGTGTCGGCGGCGGCGCTGGTCACCAAGCTCATGCACTGGAACGACTATCGCGAAAAGTCGCCGTTCGCATCCGAGCGCTGCCGTCGTGGCGCACGCCTGGGCAGCTACGTCGTGGTCGCCATCGCGGCGATCTTTTTCGTGGACCGCTGCGTCATGTCGTTTATCGACCTGGTGCAGGTGAGCATTGTCTCGGATTCCAACCCCAGCGACTTTTTGTCGAGCCTGGTCTACATGACCTACAAGAGCGGTGACTTCTTCATTCGCGGTATCGAGATCACCATCGCGCTTGCCACCTTCGGCACCGTCATCGCCTTTTTCCTGGCGCTGCTTTTCGTGTTCCTGCGCATCCAGACGTTCGACCGTGTGGACAACGATCTCACGCGTTTCTTTAAGAGCATCGGCCGCGGCTTTGCGACCGTTTACTCCACCATCGTGCGCGGCACGCCCATGATGGTCCAGGGTCTGCTCATCTATTACGCGGGCTTTACCGTCCTGCGCAGCATGGGCTTCGAGACCGCCCAGGCCAACCAGATCTGGAGCACCTTCACTGCCGGCCTCGTCACCATTTCGCTCAACTCCACCGCATACATGATGGAAGTCCTGCGCGGCGGCATCGAGTCCATCGACGCCGGCCAGGCCGAGGCGGCGCGTTCGTTGGGTCTGTCGCAGTGGCAGGCCATGCGCAAGGTCGTGTTCCCCCAGGGCATTAAAAACGCGATCCCCGCACTCACCAACGAGCTCATCATCAATATCAAGGATTCGTCGGTGCTTTCGGTCATCGGCGTGTTCGACCTCATGTACGCCACCACCACCGTCGCCGGCGTGTACTACCGCCAGATGGAGGTCTACTGCGTTGCACTCGTGGTCTACCTGATCCTGACGCTCGTGGCGAGCCGCCTGCTCGAGGCCTTTGGCAAAAAGCTCGGCGCCGAGGCCCCGGCCACGCTGCCCAGCTCCAACTAG
- a CDS encoding amino acid ABC transporter ATP-binding protein, which yields MADTATTGAAAAAQNQEPLIRVEGLRKSFGSLEVLKGIDLAVNPGEVVTIIGASGSGKSTFLRCLNLLETPDAGHIWFHGQDLTAERCNINKLREDIGMVFQGFNLFNNMDVLDNCTLAPVTLKKMSKAEAEKVALEHLASVGLEKFAHAAVGRLSGGQKQRVAIARALCMNPQIMLFDEPTSALDPEIVGEVLEVMRKLAADGMTMVVVTHEMAFARTVSDRVVFMDKGVVLEDAAPAELFGNPKHQRTREFLSRYLNDK from the coding sequence ATGGCAGATACCGCCACTACCGGCGCTGCGGCCGCCGCGCAAAACCAAGAGCCGCTCATCCGCGTCGAGGGCCTGCGCAAGAGCTTCGGCTCGCTCGAGGTACTCAAGGGCATCGACCTCGCTGTCAATCCCGGCGAGGTCGTCACCATCATCGGCGCCTCGGGCTCGGGCAAGTCGACCTTCTTGCGCTGCCTCAACCTGCTCGAGACCCCGGACGCGGGCCATATCTGGTTCCACGGCCAGGACCTCACGGCCGAGCGCTGCAACATCAATAAACTCCGCGAGGACATCGGCATGGTGTTCCAGGGCTTTAACCTGTTCAACAACATGGATGTGCTCGACAACTGTACCCTCGCGCCCGTCACGCTCAAAAAGATGAGCAAGGCCGAGGCCGAAAAGGTCGCGCTAGAGCATCTGGCAAGCGTGGGACTCGAAAAGTTCGCACACGCCGCCGTGGGTCGCCTGTCCGGCGGCCAAAAGCAGCGCGTGGCCATCGCCCGCGCTCTGTGCATGAACCCGCAAATCATGCTGTTCGACGAGCCGACCTCTGCGCTCGACCCCGAGATCGTGGGCGAGGTGCTCGAGGTCATGCGCAAGCTCGCCGCCGACGGCATGACCATGGTCGTCGTCACGCACGAGATGGCTTTTGCCCGCACGGTGTCCGACCGCGTGGTCTTTATGGACAAGGGCGTGGTGCTCGAGGACGCCGCGCCGGCTGAGCTCTTCGGCAATCCCAAGCACCAGCGCACCCGCGAGTTCCTCTCGCGTTATCTCAACGACAAATAA
- a CDS encoding M20/M25/M40 family metallo-hydrolase codes for MAEVWRFFAHEDDFADIDEVGACERLGRVLSFPTISSMDAQTVDWQAFDDLRAYMQQGWPRVFATGEVELIDHSLLVTLAGTDPALKPVMLMGHMDVVPVVPGTETDWTHDPFSGHVDDTYIWGRGAIDMKDQVAGILEAVEYALAHGWQHERTLLLAFGQDEETTQYGAGAIGRVLEKRGVELEYLIDEGDYRIVSAAEYGAGEGWLMHADLAEKGYADIILKTKSEGGHSSNPYGGTSLEVLSRAITAICDIEWPTRVTDLLAAQLVELGLYTADEIAANGDAIVRDCLASKKLYPLVTTTCAPTQIEGGSTGANVMPQDMWANINFRMLEGTSVADVVACCREAVATAGLAGRVEVELGPGSSEPSPSPRIGGPGLEAVRAIAARYFRDPKPTEENGSSAVGQEPMSIVPSTVIGATDAANYQRICRECIRFSAFVVDDDECDRGVHGTNERITRRAYLQGIRFLIALLHTL; via the coding sequence ATGGCCGAGGTTTGGCGCTTCTTTGCGCACGAGGATGATTTTGCCGATATCGATGAGGTCGGCGCGTGCGAGCGCCTGGGCCGCGTGCTGTCGTTTCCGACGATTTCGAGCATGGATGCCCAGACGGTGGACTGGCAGGCGTTTGACGACCTGCGCGCCTATATGCAGCAGGGCTGGCCGCGCGTGTTTGCGACGGGCGAGGTCGAGCTCATCGACCATTCGCTGCTCGTGACGCTTGCCGGCACCGACCCCGCCCTCAAGCCGGTCATGCTCATGGGCCACATGGACGTGGTTCCCGTGGTGCCGGGCACCGAGACGGACTGGACGCACGATCCCTTTAGCGGGCACGTGGACGACACCTATATTTGGGGTCGCGGCGCCATCGATATGAAAGACCAGGTTGCGGGCATCTTGGAGGCCGTTGAGTATGCGCTGGCGCACGGCTGGCAACACGAACGAACGCTGCTGCTGGCCTTTGGCCAGGACGAGGAAACCACGCAGTACGGCGCGGGGGCGATCGGTCGTGTGCTCGAGAAGCGTGGCGTTGAACTTGAATATCTGATCGACGAGGGTGACTACCGTATTGTTTCGGCTGCCGAGTATGGCGCGGGCGAGGGCTGGCTTATGCATGCCGACCTCGCGGAGAAGGGTTACGCCGATATCATACTCAAGACGAAGAGTGAGGGCGGGCATTCGTCCAACCCCTACGGCGGCACATCGCTCGAGGTGCTCAGCCGTGCCATCACCGCAATCTGCGATATCGAGTGGCCGACGCGCGTGACCGACTTGCTTGCCGCTCAACTCGTCGAGTTGGGGCTCTACACGGCCGATGAAATTGCCGCCAACGGGGATGCCATTGTCCGCGATTGCCTCGCCAGCAAAAAGCTCTATCCGCTGGTGACGACCACCTGCGCGCCCACGCAGATCGAGGGTGGCAGCACCGGCGCCAACGTAATGCCGCAGGATATGTGGGCCAATATCAACTTCCGCATGCTCGAGGGTACGAGCGTGGCCGATGTCGTGGCCTGCTGCCGCGAGGCCGTTGCCACCGCTGGGCTCGCCGGCCGAGTCGAGGTCGAGCTGGGCCCCGGCAGCTCCGAGCCCTCGCCGTCCCCGCGCATCGGTGGACCGGGGCTCGAGGCCGTCCGCGCCATCGCCGCCCGCTATTTCCGTGATCCCAAGCCGACGGAGGAAAACGGATCGTCTGCGGTGGGCCAAGAGCCGATGAGCATCGTGCCCTCGACCGTGATTGGCGCAACCGATGCCGCCAACTACCAGCGCATTTGCCGCGAGTGCATCCGCTTCTCCGCCTTTGTGGTCGACGATGACGAATGTGACCGCGGTGTCCACGGCACCAACGAGCGCATCACCCGTCGCGCCTACCTCCAAGGCATCCGCTTCCTCATCGCCCTGCTCCACACGCTCTAG